In a single window of the Thamnophis elegans isolate rThaEle1 chromosome 8, rThaEle1.pri, whole genome shotgun sequence genome:
- the RIOK3 gene encoding serine/threonine-protein kinase RIO3: MDPVGVAAVIPAAAEASPSPAWPQSKCPWGTPENTTISCSLADVMSEQLAKELQLEEESASFPKVVSIIDRPFVSGENVDTSSDLMLAQMMQMEFDREYDAQLRREEKKFNGDSKVSISFENYRKVHPFEDSDSSEDEVDWQDTRHDPYKADKPTTTPKKGFIGKGKDITTKHDEVICGRKNTARMENFAPEFQVGDGIGMDLKLSNHVFNALKRHAYSEERRSARLHEKKEHSTAEKAVDPKTRLLLYKMVNSGLLDTITGCISTGKESVVFHAYGGSLDEEIKSVPSECAIKVFKTTLNEFKNRDKYIKDDYRFRERFSKLNPRKIIRMWAEKEMHNLTRMQKAGIPCPQVVSLKKHVLVMSFIGQDQVPAPKLKEVKLNSEDMKNAYYQVLHMMQQLYKECNLVHADLSEYNMLWHKGQVWLIDVSQSVDPRHPHALQFLFRDCRNVSQFFQKSGVPDVLNERELFNAVSELNIAAENEVDFLAQIETLEKINEDHVENHGKKMFLFTHGDGDPPTLYKE; this comes from the exons ATGGACCCCGTTGGCGTCGCTGCTGTCATCCCTGCTGCTGCTGAAGCGAGCCCCAGTCCAGCCTGGCCTCAAAGCAAG TGTCCATGGGGAACTCCTGAAAACACTACAATATCATGTTCTCTTGCTGATGTCATGAGTGAACAGCTAGCTAAAGAGCTGCAGTTGGAAGAAGAAAGTGCTTCTTTTCCAAAAGTAGTATC GATTATTGATAGACCCTTTGTTAGTGGAGAGAATGTTGATACTTCCAGTGACCTTATGCTGGCACAAATGATGCAAATGGAATTTGATAGAGAATATGATGCCCAACTTCGGCGTGAAGAAAAAAAGTTCAACGGTGATAGCAAAG TATCCATATCTTTTGAGAATTACCGAAAAGTGCATCCTTTTGAAGACAGTGACAGTTCAGAAGATGAGGTTGATTGGCAGGATACTCGTCATGATCCCTACAAAGCAG ATAAACCTACAACTACTCCAAAAAAGGGCTttataggaaaaggaaaagatatAACCACAAAGCATGATGAAGTTATATGTGGACGAAAGAACACAGCGCGGATGGAGAAT TTTGCACCAGAATTTCAAGTTGGTGATGGAATTGGCATGGATTTAAAATTATCCAATCATGTCTTCAATGCCTTAAAGCGGCATGCATACTCTGAGGAACGCCGGAGTGCCAGGCTCCATGAGAAGAAGGAACATTCTACTGCG GAAAAAGCTGTAGATCCTAAAACCCGTCTGCTTCTGTACAAGATGGTCAATTCTGGATTGCTTGATACCATCACTGGATGCATAAGTACAGGAAAAGAGTCTGTGGTGTTCCATGCATATGGAGGAAG tttgGATGAAGAAATCAAATCAGTTCCTTCAGAATGTGCTATAAAAGTATTTAAAACTACTCTTAATGAATTTAAGAATCGTGACAAGTATATCAAGGATGATTACAGATTTAGAGAACGTTTCAGCAAACTGAATCCACGAAAAATTATCCGCATGTGGGCTGAAAAAGAAATGCACAACTTAACAAG AATGCAGAAGGCAGGCATTCCTTGTCCACAAGTTGTTAGCCTAAAAAAGCATGTCTTAGTCATGTCTTTCATTGGTCAAGATCAAGTCCCAGCTCCTAAACTAAAAGAAGTAAAACTCAACAGTGAAGATATGAAAAATGCCTACTATCAAGTTCTTCAT ATGATGCAACAGTTATATAAGGAATGTAATTTAGTGCATGCTGACCTGAGTGAGTACAACATGCTGTGGCATAAAGGACAG gtctGGTTAATTGATGTCAGTCAATCTGTGGATCCAAGACATCCTCATGCACTTCAGTTCCTGTTCAGAGATTGTAGGAATGTTTCACAA ttctTTCAGAAAAGTGGTGTGCCAGATGTACTAAATGAGCGAGAACTCTTCAATGCTGTTTCAGAATTaaacattgcagctgaaaacgagGTGGAttttttagcccag ATTGAAACTTTGGAGAAGATTAATGAAGATCATGTAGAAAAtcatgggaaaaaaatgtttttatttacacATGGCGATGGGGACCCACCAACACTTTATAAAGAATAG